Proteins found in one Pirellulales bacterium genomic segment:
- a CDS encoding DUF1697 domain-containing protein, with the protein MSIRIALLRAINVAGRNKVAMSQLRELLEQLGLTGVRSVLQSGNLVFDSSRLTGEKLESLLEQETAKRLQLTADFLVRSVDEWESTIARNPFSKEAQHDPSHLVIMFLKKVPKPADVNTLRSAIKGPEVLHSDGRQLYLVYPAGIGRSNLTGTLIEQKLQTRGTGRNWNTILKLAVTARDAK; encoded by the coding sequence ATGTCAATTCGCATCGCATTGCTGCGCGCCATCAACGTCGCCGGGCGAAACAAAGTTGCCATGTCCCAGCTGCGCGAACTACTGGAACAGCTCGGACTCACCGGCGTTCGGTCGGTTCTGCAAAGTGGCAACTTGGTGTTCGACAGCAGCCGGCTCACAGGCGAAAAGCTGGAAAGCTTGCTGGAACAGGAAACTGCTAAGCGTTTGCAACTAACCGCCGATTTCCTCGTCCGTTCGGTGGATGAATGGGAATCGACGATCGCACGCAATCCCTTCAGCAAAGAGGCCCAACACGATCCGAGCCATCTGGTGATAATGTTTCTCAAGAAAGTGCCCAAACCTGCGGACGTGAATACTCTCCGCAGCGCGATCAAGGGGCCTGAAGTACTGCATTCCGATGGCCGGCAACTATACCTGGTCTACCCGGCCGGAATCGGACGCTCGAATCTAACTGGCACCTTGATCGAGCAGAAATTGCAGACGCGTGGCACCGGTCGTAACTGGAATACGATCCTCAAACTCGCTGTTACTGCACGCGACGCAAAGTGA
- a CDS encoding glycosyltransferase family 4 protein, with protein sequence MKLLALTEGADHVCFRYRIGAFQPALESAGIALTVAPLARDLRVRLGQLRAASDADVVILQRRLLPRWQLWLLRRAARTLIYDFDDAVFRRSSLSRRRTISWTRRRGFAATVRMADLAIAGNPFLHDAAARLVGADRVRLIPTCIETTKYPQAEHGRSGSDVRLVWIGQRSTLRYLVDGRQCLGAVAQRLPGIELRVVSDVFPDDVGIAVAPRNWSQQSEAHEIANADIGISWLSDDDWSRGKCGLKVLQYMAAGLPVVANPVGANRDMVIDGETGYLASTPNEWAAAIERLAHDPAKRRAMGERGRHLAAERYGIDRWAPEFVATMLRLSRYEVSHVRISSRTDAGQELVDQQGKTC encoded by the coding sequence ATGAAGCTGCTAGCACTCACCGAAGGGGCGGATCACGTTTGCTTTCGTTATCGCATTGGCGCCTTTCAACCGGCGCTGGAGAGTGCTGGGATAGCGCTTACGGTAGCGCCGCTTGCACGCGATTTACGGGTTCGCCTTGGGCAGCTTCGCGCGGCCAGCGATGCCGATGTCGTTATCTTGCAGCGTCGTCTGCTGCCGCGCTGGCAGCTGTGGCTGCTTCGCCGGGCAGCTCGAACCCTGATTTACGACTTCGACGACGCGGTGTTTCGGCGCAGTAGCCTGTCGCGCCGCCGTACGATCAGTTGGACGCGGCGCCGGGGCTTCGCGGCTACAGTGCGGATGGCCGATCTCGCCATAGCTGGTAACCCATTCTTGCACGATGCCGCGGCGCGGCTGGTCGGGGCGGACCGCGTGCGCCTGATTCCGACTTGCATTGAAACAACAAAGTACCCACAAGCCGAGCATGGCCGCTCGGGAAGCGACGTCCGGCTCGTTTGGATCGGACAACGCAGTACGCTGCGTTATCTAGTCGATGGCAGGCAATGCCTTGGCGCCGTGGCCCAACGCCTTCCAGGCATTGAGTTGCGAGTGGTCTCGGACGTTTTTCCTGATGATGTCGGTATTGCGGTGGCGCCGCGCAATTGGTCGCAGCAGAGCGAGGCTCACGAAATCGCCAACGCCGACATCGGTATTTCGTGGCTCTCGGATGACGACTGGTCGCGCGGCAAGTGCGGACTAAAAGTGTTGCAATACATGGCCGCCGGTCTCCCGGTTGTGGCCAATCCCGTCGGCGCCAACCGCGACATGGTGATCGACGGCGAGACTGGCTATCTCGCCAGCACTCCTAATGAGTGGGCTGCGGCCATCGAACGCTTGGCGCACGACCCAGCCAAGCGCCGTGCCATGGGCGAACGAGGGCGCCACCTGGCTGCCGAACGATATGGCATCGACCGCTGGGCCCCGGAGTTTGTGGCTACTATGTTGCGACTATCCCGGTACGAAGTTTCGCACGTCAGGATTTCTTCACGGACCGACGCTGGTCAAGAGCTGGTCGACCAACAAGGCAAAACTTGCTGA